A region of the Anolis carolinensis isolate JA03-04 chromosome 1, rAnoCar3.1.pri, whole genome shotgun sequence genome:
gtttttgactgcaactcccagaaattccagccatcttaccagctgttaggaattgtgggagctgaggcccaaaggttgggaaccactgctctaaaggcacAATGATACAGTGGTAGTGCTACAGTGTTATAatgatataatagtataatatataatatataatagtatattatatttactattataatgatataatagtAAACAAAAATATCAGAAGAGGGGGTTAAGATGGGTCTTCTTACCCATCAGAAGTGGTCTGGGGCTTCTTTCCCAGAGATTTCCTTGGGAATCCTTGTAGTAGGGATAACATGATCACACCATTCCAACTAATGACCCATTCATATAAAAAAAGACCACTAATGGATCTTTCCTGGAAGAAAGCGCTTAGATTAAACCAATCTGGTTACTGATTTGTTGTGGGAAAAGGGGTCATTAAtggattattttaattaattaaaaaaaccttTACGTTTTCAGTTACCCTGCAACACAACAATGCCTAGATTGTGTTTTAAGACCGAACCACCAACAGGAGTAATGCATCACTATAGTGCACTAACAGCATGGTGTGATATAATGCTCTAAGTGACAAGTGAGTAGAATAAATGAGCATGTAGTAAATTCCCCAAACGTTTCACTTCACCtttcatttctccctttctcatcTATGTAGAAAAAAAAGCCATTTTTGTTTCTCAAGAGAAAGCTAAAACCATGGGACTTTAATGCACAAAGCTGCATTTGTGCCATCATTCATCCCAGTAATTTCTGGGAATGATGACCCCAATATTGCATGGCATCAGTAGCCACACAACAATGACTCTTTGCTGCTCTATGGTCCTGCAGCTGGACTTCCTTCTGGGGAGCAAACTCTGTCCTTCTGGAGTTCTATAGctacatattttttaaatgattttctttttaaaaaaaaccttctaatCTCTAATTACtgggaaaagaaagggagaggcAGATGGCAGGACATGCTGTGTGTGCTAGCACAGAAGTGGCTGGGGCTTCATTGTAGCAGGTATGTTTAAGAACTGTGGCGCAGTCAGGGGCTATTGGTGGGTTTGGCCCATAACTAGCAGGACATGGGTTTGTCACAGGATGGTGGCAGACTGACAATCATTGTGTGATTGGGACTGATTTGCCATCTCCATGCATAAAGTTCTCATATTTCCTGAAAAATTAGGAACAATTGAAAGAAAGCATTCATGTGTGCTGAGGAGACTGAGCTGTCCTGAaaccctcctctctttctctcactgATAATGAATACAATTTATATTTTGTGCGAGGCACATACCTCTTGCTGTCTGTGTTGCTGCTGTTCTTCAGAAGAGCCAGCTCACGGAGTATTTCAGCCTACATTATGTTGGGCTAGACAACAAAGTAGCCAGCTACCATGGTGATCTTGGTGCCTTTTGTGGTAGCTTTAATCAGAAACTTAATCAAAACTTATTCGTTTTAATGGATACGGTGTGTGTGTGCAAGTACGTGCGTGCAGAGAACCACTTGCTGGACACTATGTTTATCTGTTGTGCTAGGAAGTGATACATGAATGAATGATTCCATTTCAAGGGCATGGTGTGATCAACTTGCATGAAGTGCATTATCTAGCTGCCTCCACGGGTGGCCTTGCTGTAAGTTGTGCTCAGAAGTAGTTATCTGGATAGTATTCTGCCTGCAGGTGTATTGGCCAAAGATCGGGTTGTTAACTGTTTGAAATAGTTACCTGGGCTGGTCAgtttcatttgtgtgttttttcttaATCATAATACTTATATGATTGTGAGCGTGGGGGaggacacagaatcatagaattggaagagactgcatgggtaTCTAGTCCACCTCAccatgtaggaaaaacacaaagtacctccaacagatccagcctctgtttaaaagcctccagagaaggagcttcctccacactccaaggcagagagttccactatttgcaatctcttttcctgtaatttgaacccattgttcaaAGTCCTAGAAATCCTAGAATAGAATTCttaatcagctgatttttccccttgtcaggagcaacttgagaaacttatggtgtgaaagaattggccatctgcaaggacgttgcctagtggacacccggatgttttgatgtttttaccatccttgtgggaggcttctctcatgtccccgcatggagctggaactgatagagggagctcattcgtgttctcccctggttggattcgaactgacaaccttcaggtcagaaacccaaccttcaagtcatcagtcctgccggcacaagggtttaacccactgcaccaccggaggctcagcTGATATAATTCAGCTTTTTTTAATCTAAGGAATCTGAACACAGATTGTGGGACATTCCTGGCATCAGGTGATAGTTACTTCCCCAAATATGAAAAGGTTGTGAACTTTCTCCCCAGCATGACTTAATAGATAACACTGAAGACACATTCACTACCTTTGAAGTCAAAGAGCGACGGGACAGCTGAGCTCCATAGGAGTTAATATCTGTTAAATGAATGACACCAATCATTCTAGCACCTAGTGCCCAGAGGTTTCTCCTGGGAGTCCTTGATGCTCtcaaccattctgtctctttgattggTAGCACTCCCTTCGTACATATCTTTTTAGGGATTTTGGACCTCAAGATGGATATGTTTAATGACTCCTTTTGAGATTTAATTATCTGGTTTACTGATTtattgttatgatttctgggctGGGTGAGAGCTTGCCCCAAGACTTCCTACATTTTCCTGGACTGTACTGAATTGTACTTACTCGCCTGCTTTGAACATTTGCTGCTTGTAGGCATGGGCCATCTAACTCTATGCAGCATACAATGGTATTGAAAATAGGAAAGCTGTAACCTTTTACATGTAGCTGATTGCAATAGCCATCACCTCATTTACACACTGGCTGAGACTAATTGCACTTGGAGTCGAGCACTAATTTCCAGGCCACCAATCCCACATCACTCAACTACAATGCAAAACCCTTATTAAGACGAATGAGTGTGCCAACAGAGGGTGTTTTTTGGAAGCAGGAGCAATACTAGCAAAGTGTGATGAGTTCCCTCATTATTATGAAGCTCTTGGTCTAACCGATTCATGGAATGTAGGtctttttgaagtacagtagcACAGGCtattaaaagtatttttataTCAACATTTATTTCATAAAGAGATCTATAAATTGTATGATTATATGACTCCTCTTATGGTTCCAGAAAAAAAGCTTTCAGAAAAATGCAGCGGAGTTAGCCCTATAAAGTCATAGATAAATCATGTCATCTGTGTGTGATCCCATATCCTGTAAAAATAATGGAGTAAGTGTCTGACCAttacatgaaaaaaattaaatggatGTATTGGAAAAATTTTACTCTTTCTCTACTAAAAGAATGGCAGATTCAAACCTTTGGCCATTGGAGAAAAGATTGAATTAACTGAAATTATTTATTCAATAACTCGATTTTCCTTATTAAGTGGATCAGTAGAAAAAGATACTCAGTTTATTTCTTATTGAaatatgaaatgtaaatgtatGCAGCTGATGAAAACTCTTTGCACAGTAAATTTCATGGGTGGATTAATAAAACTTATCTCCACATACAAAGGTGCTAAATGCATGAAATACAAGAAACTAAATTAATAATGAACCTTTGAAAAATGCCTTTAGAGCAGCTTAGTGCATTGAAGTGTCTTATATCCAGTTTGGTTCCATTTGTGTATTTGATGAGCCACTTTTCTCCAGAGGATGAGCAAAGACTACTGAATACTTTAGTGGATTGGTCAATCAATCATTTACAGATCCCCATAACAATACCATTATCTCTATCTCATCCTTTACCAATTTATCATAATAGGAATAACATGAGAGACCGTACAAAAAGGTTCACCAAAATCAAGATGTAACTACTATGTTTTCTtggggttgttatatgtctttcgggctgtgtggccatgttccagaagtattctctcctgacgtttcgcccacatctatggcaggcatcctcaggggttgtgaggtatggataaactaagtaaggaaaggaaagaatatatgttTTCTTGATTTGCTAAGATATTATGTCTGCCAAAAAAGGGAGATGAGATTGATCTGGCATTATGAAGGCATCAAGTGACACCAAGAGCGCATCGAATGACATATTTATTATCATGAGATTTTAGATATATGtatggatgagcaccaacccccagaatcggacacgactggacttaacgtcaggggaaacctttacctttactttactatggCTGTTGGATGTTTGGCATTTGAGCATGAGagacaggttgaggaccactgatctagaggaaaATGTAGAGGTATgtggtggggggtgggggagggggaagaggaaaaactggaaaaaaactttttaaaagagatgaatagataatatagaaatgctcaattatatataatgtatacatgCAATAGCTATTACCTATTCACAGATTATTATGTACTtaataacacttttaaaatagAGTGAGATATCTTGGGAGATGAACATTTATTAAGGTTCCATATCCACCTTATACGCATAGCCTTAAGGTAAattttatatagtattttaaataattttgtgcattaaacaatATTTGTCTACATTGAacgatcagaaagcaaaggcggTGCTATTtatcctttgattttttttcagaattccagataagagatgctcaatgtCAATATTAGATGTAGCCCCTAGGaatgcttaaaggtaaaggttttcccctgacgtgaagtccagtcgtgtctgactctgagagttggtgctcatctccatttctaagccaaagagccgatgttgtccgtagacacctccaaggtcatgtggccgctggcatgactgcatggagtgccgttaccttcccgctggagcagtacctattgctctacccacatttgcatgttttcgaactgctagtttggcagaagctggggctaacagcgggagctcacttcactccccagattcgaatctgggacctttcggtctgcaagtttagcagcttcaGCAGCTtaagtgttttaacacacttcgccactggggcttccaatacagtattaataatattgtaatataatatattgtatatactacaACTTATGATATGGTACTAGGGCCgccgatggcgcagcatgttaaaccgctgagctgttgaacttgccacatgaccttggaggtgtctacggacaacgccggctcttcagcttagaaatggagatgagcaccaacccccagagtcagacatgactggacttaacgtcaggggaaaacctttaccctattattaatattacatatacAATCTACCAGCACTATTACACTACAGTtattatttctaataataatcgtgttacatagtgtaatttccgTGGTCTTTAAGCCTTccgtgcaaaactacaactcccaggctcccacagcattgagctatggctgttCAAAGTGGAGTCAgattgcatttattctacacAGTGTAGATGCGACGAAAGCGCGCGCCTGTTACTAGACATAGACACCGCACTTGGGCTGAAAGAAAAGAAGCCTCCTGACCAATCCGGAGCCGGGTTTCTGTAGCCAATCCAGAGCTGGTTTACACAGGAAAAGGAAGCTTAAACACAAGGCTGTTCTGGTTGCCTGACTGCTCTTGATGCTTGCAGATTGTTGAAAGCGCTGTTtgggagaaaagagagaggaaggaagagtcGGCGTTGGGCACTTGTGTTTGCTTTCTGTTCGCCTCCCCTCGCCCATGTGATGCACTCGCTCACCCAGGAGATCCGCTCCTTCTCCAAGACCAACCTGCGCAGGCAATGCACCCGGGTGACCACTCTAACCGGGAGGAGGCTCATCGAGACCTGGAAGGATGCGCGGCTGCAGGCGGTGGAGGTGGCCGACAGCAAGGACGGCGGGGCCGCCTGCGGATACGTGCAGGACCTCAGCCTGGACCTCCAAGTCGGGCTCCTCAAGCCCTGGCTGCTTCTAGGTGTGTGGATGGAGGAAGCCCAAGGGCGGGAGGGTTGGGCTAGTAAGACATCAGGAGGGGTTGCATTGATGTTATGGCCATGCACGGTTATGTTATGGCATGGAAAGCCCTGGGTGCAGCTCttctggagaatgaatgcataccactttaactcccatggctgaatgctgtggaatcctgggaatccTACAACaggagctggtgcctcaccattacacatccctggattccataacattcagcCATGGGAGTTACAAGTGGTAGCAAACTGCAGGCATTCTGTATAGCGTGGATTGGAGCTTTCCATGCGTGTGTGTGTTAAAACACACTGTAATGTGTTAAATGTAGGTGTGTCGCCCAAATGTGATGAACAACATCTGTGGtaccttctatactgccatatgatccaggttattaaagcagataatccacattatctgtttggaactggattatacgagtctacagcaggcttctggaacacagccatacagcccggaaaacacacagcaaccctgtgattctggccatgaaagccttcgccaacacaatctgggatcagatcctgggatatagagcagtgcagAAGGAGCCTGAATTACTGTGTAACAAAATGATtcatgtctaaaaagtatgtcaccaatATGGCATAGATGCACTCTTTGACACGTTCTTTGTTGGCTCCATACTTTTTCATTCTcagtatgttgttgtttttgcatgttTCTTTGGTGTTCAGAGTGTCCCTGGTGTTAATTTGTTTCATATCAGTTTCAAATTACGGCAACCCCATGAGTATGCAAACACCTTAAGATGGTAATTTtaagaacaaagttggtagccAACATTGTCCTCTCGTTGGCTACAAGTTCCCTTGCATATTGACATTCCAGACTATCACAGGTTTGTCTTtgtcccctctacactgccatataaaatcaagatctgttttgaactggattatatggcagtgtagattcatacaatccagttcaaaacaggtaatgtggattgtctgctttaataattatagggcagtgtagaaggggcctttgaagGCGACTCTGAATAAAAGACCCtgccatcaacagccctgctccgTGCCTGTTGTCTGTATGCACATGAAATGTGGCCTTCTACTTTTCCAGTCTTACTTGTGGTTAAAACAAGTATTAGTTTTATCCAAAAAGGATTTTCTGTACAGTTGATCCTCTGTTTCCATTGATTCTGCACCCAAAGATACAACCATCCATAGgttgaaaatattctttaaatCAAAACGCAAATTTTGTTTTTGCTCTTTTCTGTATGGGACACAATTTAACTATGCCACTGTATACAATGGggcttgagcatctatggattttggtaccaAATtgtagcagataccaagggcccaactGTATGTAATTCTTTGGTGACTCCTTGGATAATATGAGATTCTCTCATTGCAGGATCACAAGATGCAGCTCATGATCTCGACACAATGAAAAAATACAGGGTGAGGACATGTTTGGTTTTTTTACAAGAGTTGTTTCACTATTTTTAAAGCTGTCTATTGAAAACTGCTTTTTCAAATGTCTGTCTTTGGTTTCATGGCATGAAAGTGAAGGAAGTGTTTGTACCATATCCCTTAGCTTGCAGTTTGAAGTTCATAACCATGTCAGAAGTTGAAGATTAAAATGCTGTCTTGGTTTATTATCTGTCTAATGCATTTCAGGTCACCCATGTTCTAAATGTAGCTTATGGAGTTGAAAATCCCTTCCCTGAGGACTTTACATACAAGAGCATCCCTATCTTGGATCTTCCTGAGACTGATATTATCTCCTATTTCCCTGAATGTTTTGAATTTATTGAGGAAGTTAAATTAAAGGTAATTGCTGTAGTATGTGATTGATTTTTGGTGCACAGTGAAAAAATGGGCAAACAGGCATTTTGACACTGGTTTGCTGAATTATTAGCATTGTATTTAGATGCTTCTATAATGAGAACAATTAAAACTTCTTAAGTTCCCTTCTTAAAAGCTGGTGGGGAGGGActaaaaaaatgtaatatttcaCCTATATAGAGTTGGGTATTTCAGTTACCCTGATAATGTAGATTTTAACTGTTTACTGTACATCTTACTGTAATCAAGCAAATAAGTGTAGCCATTGGCTGACACTGGGACCTTTGAACccttttaatgtttaaaaagacAATCACTTACAACTGTGACATAAGGCTAGCTAATTTCAATaaattcctgtgtgtgtgtgtgactgcaGTTTAATATTGTGTTATAAATCCATTTCTCTGAGAATAAAATCCACTGAAGTTAACAGAATTTTCTTCTAGAGGAGGTTATCATATAAGTATATATTTTATTAAGTTTTACATTAAACTATTCAAACAACCGGGTATTGCTGAAATTCTacaagaaaaaaacccaagaaaaaaaatgttagaaATGAGCACAGTAAGCACATTTACGCTGAATCCACATACATCACACATTTTTTCTCTAAGGTTTAACATCCATGTGTGTGAATTGGATTTCATTTGATGTGCAAAACCAATTTTATATATTAGAATGAATATTTTATAACTGTACAGTGTGCTGCCTTTCACATATGGCCAGTATCTTGTAGAAGGAAATCAAAGCTCAATCTGCTTCATATAATCTGTTCATTTGATGCTATGGCCTGACATTATCTTGGCTGTGCAAACCAGTCTGCAGATTATTCCACGAGATCTACCAGTTTCATTATTTACATAGTTTGGAATTAAGAAAGCTAATATTGCACAATCAAGCTTTGTGTTATTTTAGAAGGAGAGAACACAGCGTATTCTTTACAATGTAACAAAGGTGTATTCATTTCATGCCCTCCTGGAGGTTTCCAATTACAGtttccatttcatttctaaattaGATTTACCATCCTCAATAGCTTAGCATCACTGTTCTGCCTCAGAAGTTTAGTACTTTCTTTATACCAGGGAGTGGTTTTATATGATCTTCTTGGCATAtctaacaaacaaaaagaaataatGCACACTGCTATTGTaatattcaatatataatacattgcATGACATTTAAATAATTTGTTCACATCTCATGGAGCACTCTGTACCAAAGCAGGTAAAATTAATAAAGTATGGGATTTTTAATTGCCTCATCAGAGAGAAATAAGAGAAAACTGGACCATCACTCTGGTGTGTTTTTCATTGGGCTAAGCACATGGGGCTTTGGACATTGGCAGCACTAACTATTGGGAGGTTTCTTAAGTAGAGTATAGAAAACTCATCAGCATTTCAGTTTAAGAGTATCATAATACATGAAAAAGGAAGCATTCTCTTCTATCGTAAGatatgtttaatgtattttatgccTTTGTCAAGGGACTTGTTACTTGGTCTTGAAAACATAatgtcagaaaattgcactgagtAAATAGTTACCAGCAATTGTTTTCTAAACAGTTTATCTCATTTTCTTTGAGGATGGCGTGGTGCTTGTTCACTGCAATGCCGGAGTTTCCCGTGCAGCAACCATTGTAATCGGCTTCCTAATGCACTCAGAAGGACTCGACTTTACCAGTGCCTTTTCTTTGGTGAAAAATGCAAGGCCTGCTATTTGTCCAAATCCTGGTTTTATGGAGCAACTCCGGAAATATCAACAGTTGAATAACAACAAATGTGGGAACTTAAATGATTCAGACTGATGAGGAAAGAAATAACCTTTCTGGTTGCACTTTAATGAGAAAATAAAGTGAACTTTTTGACTGTAATATTATGGAAGATGTCCAGAATTACTAATGGCAAACATGCCCTCACTTTTCAGTATATACTTTTAAAGCCACTTCACATTAATTCTTGTGTGGATTGGCCTCACTGCTTTGCTGGTGATTCCCTTACTCTCTTCACTTGTAACTACCATGTTCTAAAAATATGTAGGATTAATCAATATTATACTTATGTTTTGTGTCTTCTTGTTATAAAATAATCTTTTACTCTTCTTATATTCTCTTATAAcccttctttgtcagagaaggctaaaaccttaTCAAACTCTCATGATCCTttagaggagcccctggtggcgtagggattaaagccttgtgacttgaaggttgggttgctgacctgaaggctgccaggttcaaatcccacctggggacagagcggatgagctccctctatcagctccagctccatgcggggacatgagagaagcttcccacaaggatggtaaaaacatcaaaacatccgggcgtcccctgggcaatgtccttgcagatggccaattctctcacaccagaagcgactcaggttgctcctgacacggaaaaaaaattgaTCCTTTATCATTGTGttgtagcagttaaagtagtgtcaaactgctttaaatcTAGATGCACTCCCAGAATAAAGTGGACTTTGATGATCCAAAATAGGCAGGAATCAGATTCTGGAGTAGAGCCCTCTAgctttcaaaatacaattaagcTATTTTACTTAATGCAGCTAGTGCAGAAATCAAAATCACACAATCAGGAAAGTGCAGGGAACAGACAGCGCTCTCATGTTAGAGACTACGGGCCCTATCATACTACACTACTTTGGCATTTTAACAGCTGGCTGAAGTCTTTGgtgttctgggatttgtagtttaataaaactCAATAGTAAGGGCGTGCAATTTGGCAAAAACCTGTGGCATTTTTGGTGTTGTGTTTTCAGCTGCTCCCGTTTCATTTTAGGGCACTTCCTGAATTCAGGAGGGGTTTCTTGTTTTCATGCCAGAAGGATttgtccattggtgccaatggggaaactttagagcagtggttttcagcctggggtccccaggtgtttttggccttcaactcccagaaattctaacagctggtaaactggctgggatttatgggagttgtaggccaaaaatatctggaccccaggtcgagaaccactgctttagagactCATTTCTCTGTCAATTTTAAGGTCTTATCAGCATGAAACTTGTCTCAGTTATAGGCCACATCTACtgaaagcctgccaagtttcagaaagtttcgcCAATCCACTTATATTTGGAAATTGTAAGTTtttacaataatatttttaaaaaaccactagAGGaggtctgggaattgaagtcccaagcacacggcacaagaggggaggagaattaGCAGACACAGTCATCCAGGCTTCTgactggctgagaaagaaagtgaaaaacacACGGACCTCGACTTCTTTTATGCTCTGGGATGGAGcacaaggctccttcaatgcttgcaccacacaaagtgctgctgggaaagtgagttcccatttgcctcaaggaGTACGTGGGGGGAGGCAGCTTCAGAAAGGGATGGAGGAGCAGGAAGGGATggggaagaaagcaaagaagcCGCAGCTTTCCTGATTTGCGAGGCTGCTCTGCCCACACACCGCCGCTTTCGCCTCCGGTAGAGTGCCACTCAACCCCCATTGGTTCCCATTATTAGCCGGCTGCTCTGATCTGTAAAGGCTTCGGCTGCTCTGTGCCAGGCTCGTTTTCATGCATTTAGCAACTGAATTCACCGAATCATTCGAATCCGGTACACAAACGAAATCATACACGCCCCTACTCAATAGCACAACATTCAGGTTCACTATTCCCTTTTAACTTTTAAGATTACATACAGTCTACATCAAGCTTAAATGACATTAAGAATATTAATGTCTTGTATTCTTAAATCTATTTCAGTAGATATTTGTTGATTATCAGGTGCAATAAATGAAACCAACAACAAAATTGAGTATATGGGAGCTTCTACTTAAAATTTTAGCTTGCCAGTCATGACTTAAAAACACAGGACATCAGAACTTTGGCCCAATGTGGAAATATCAGGAATTGAACCCCTACAGCAATGTGAATGGAAGATCTAGGTGTGATgtttaaaaagatttaaatatGAATGCacatttgcaaaaaaataaaggtatagttaaa
Encoded here:
- the dusp19 gene encoding dual specificity protein phosphatase 19 encodes the protein MHSLTQEIRSFSKTNLRRQCTRVTTLTGRRLIETWKDARLQAVEVADSKDGGAACGYVQDLSLDLQVGLLKPWLLLGSQDAAHDLDTMKKYRVTHVLNVAYGVENPFPEDFTYKSIPILDLPETDIISYFPECFEFIEEVKLKDGVVLVHCNAGVSRAATIVIGFLMHSEGLDFTSAFSLVKNARPAICPNPGFMEQLRKYQQLNNNKCGNLNDSD